A DNA window from Ostrea edulis chromosome 5, xbOstEdul1.1, whole genome shotgun sequence contains the following coding sequences:
- the LOC125649872 gene encoding complement C1q subcomponent subunit A-like — MLKLAFILATLTIPLEGILLQNEGCDQCVASLQHQVHLLQQRLNALEMVSNQPPIAFNAELSADLVNPTPGSNIVFDMARFNSGNAYNDKTGIFICPVPGIYYFSLELSSNGHPQSSHSLHSKILRNGSPISITILDSESHLSWLRRTSSVTTELAQGDVISVLINYVVGDISISGGAALSTFSGFLVQRIQ, encoded by the exons atgttgaaATTAGCTTTCATTCTGGCAACATTGACAATACCATTAGAAGGGATTTTATTGCAAAATGAAGGATGTGACCAGTGTGTGGCATCGCTCCAACACCAAGTCCATCTCCTACAACAGCGGCTGAATGCTCTGGAAATGG TTAGCAACCAGCCACCGATAGCATTCAACGCAGAGTTATCAGCGGACCTTGTGAATCCAACACCGGGTTCAAACATCGTATTTGACATGGCGCGATTCAATTCAGGGAATGCCTATAATGACAAGACAGGCATATTTATTTGCCCAGTTCCCGGAATTTACTATTTTTCTTTGGAACTTTCCTCTAATGGTCATCCCCAAAGCAGTCATTCTCTGCACTCAAAAATTTTGAGGAATGGTTCTCCAATTTCCATAACCATTCTTGACAGCGAGAGTCATCTTTCCTGGCTACGAAGGACTTCTTCTGTGACGACAGAATTGGCTCAAGGTGACGTAATTTCCGTGTTGATCAACTATGTTGTTGGAGATATTTCAATCAGTGGCGGTGCTGCTCTATCCACTTTCTCGGGTTTTCTTGTGCAAAGAatacaataa